The sequence below is a genomic window from Cryobacterium arcticum.
CAGTGCACGCAGCGTCCAGCTGCGGAGCGCGTCGGACCACGCCAACTCCATGTCGCTACCGGCGGGTTGTCCCCGCCCCACCAGGCGAGTCGACAGGATGCGGCCGACGCCGATCGATGTGAGCGACACGATCCACAGCAGAAAGCCGGGCCACCATAGGGAGGGAATGCTCGCGTCACGGAACACATTGTCGGGATCAGCCAGGATCAGCACGGCCACGGCAGCCATGGCCACCCCGCTGACGGCCACGGCAACGGGAGCGCACCAGAGGTCGACGGTGGAGAGATAGTCCCCGCGGGACGGCGTGGGCGATCGCGCCACGCGAGGACGATCGCCGAGCGAGACGTGCGCCGACCTGAATTCCGCAACGCACAGTCCGACGGCGCCGCCCAGGCCCGTCAGCACGATGATCATCAGCGCGGACCAGATGCCGCCGTCGAGTGAGTCCGGGAGCGCGACAAGAGAAGCGGTCGCAACGATCAGAGCGATCAGGGTGCCGATCAGCGTGCCGCGGTTCCGCGAACGGATGCGTGCGATCAGCACCGGCTCGACCTCGGGTGTGATGGCCAGTCCGGCACGGCGAGCGGTATCTCGCAGTGCATTCGGGCGAACGACGGCGCTCGGCCGAAGCAGCCACGCGAAGACGACCGTCATCACGCCAGCCACGACCAGCAGGGTGATCTTGTACGGGTCCACGGGCATCCTCTTTTGTTTGACGTTTGTACCAAGCTAACAAGCAGGCTCGGACGCGTCAAGGCCCGCGGGGCTACTCCGCGCCGCGGTGGATCAGCCGGGTGAGCACGATCGCGCTGCGGGTGTGGTCGACGTTGGGCGCCAGGCGCACCTTCTCCAGTGCGGCCTCGAGCCCCGGGATGTCCCGGGCCCGGATGTGCACGATGGCATCGGCGCTGCCGGTCACGGTGCCGGCATCCACGACCTCCGGAACGCCGGAGAGGATGCGCAGCAGCTCATCGGGAGCGACGGTTCCCCGGCAGAACAGCTCCACATAGGCCTCGGTGCTCATCCCGTCGATCGACGGGTCGACCTGGATCGTGAAGCCGCGGATCACCTTGTCGGCGACGAGCTTGTCCACCCGGCGCTTGACGGCCGAGGCGGACAGCCCCACCACGGAGCCGATATCGCCGTAGCCGGCCCGCGCGTTCTTGCGGAGGAGGTCGAGAATGCCGCGATCGAGGTTGTCCATCCCTCGAGTGTACGCGCCGAAATTGCGCCTTTTCCGTGCGAAACGCGTGTTACATGCGCGGATTCGCAGGAAACGTCGATTCATGCTGTGTGAGACTGGAACCGGCGTCCCTGCATGACCGGTCCCACCGGTCGCGCCGGGCTCTCGAGAGCGACCTGGTCCGCCACCCACCCGCGTTCCGCCCAGGCCTGGCCGACGGATCGCCAACAGAGGAGCTCCCGTGTCACTTGATGTCGCATCCGCTACCCCGAACGAGTCTGCGGTGCCCGCGCCGGTGACTCGCACGCCGGTCACCCGCACGATCCTGATGTGCAAGCCCGACTACTTCACCGTGGTCTACCGGATCAATCCGTGGATGGACCCGGCGCTGCCCACCGACACGAGCCTGGCCGTCGCCCAGTGGCAGACCCTGTACGACACCTACGTCGGCCTCGGCTTCGACGTGCACCTGATCGACCCGATCGACGGGCTGCCCGACATGGTCTACGCGGCCAACGGTGGCTTCGTCATCGACGGCATCGCCTACGGCGCCAAGTTCACCTACCCCCAGCGCCAGCCCGAGGGCCCGGCCTACATGGACTGGTTCGGCGCCAACGGCTTCGACGTGCGCGAGCCCGTCGAGATCAACGAGGGCGAGGGCGACCTCCTGCTCGTCGGCGACGTGATCCTGGCCGGAACCGGGTTCCGCAGTGCGTCGAACAGCCACGAAGAGGTCTCGGCCATCTACGGTCGCCCGGTGATCACCCTCAAGCTGGTCAACCCGAGTTTCTACCACCTCGATACCGCCGTGGCCGTGCTCGATGACACCAACATCGCCTACCTGCCCAGCGCCTTCGACGAGCCGAGCCTGGCGATCCTGCGCGAGCGCTTCCCCGACGCGATCATCGTCACCGAAGAGGATGCCGCCATCCTGGGCCTCAATTCCTACTCCGACGGGTACAACGTCGTGATCGCCGCCCGGGCCAAGGACTTCGAACGGCAACTGCGTGAACGCGGCTACAACCCGATCGGTGTGGACCTGTCCGAGCTGCTGCTCGGCGGCGGAGGCGTGAAGTGCTGCACTCTGGAGCTGCGCCGATGAGCGCCCTGATCAACCAGGCCGGACGGGCCGACCAGACCGGCCTCACCGCCCAGGTGGGCCTGACCGACCAGTCCGCTGCCGTCGCGCTGGAGAACGCCCACGCGGCGCACAACTACCACCCGCTGCCCGTGGTCGTCGCCTCCGGTGACGGCGCCTGGGTCACCGACATCAACGGCAAGCGCTACCTGGACTGCCTGGCGGCGTACTCCGCGGTCAACTTCGGCCACTCCAACCCCGTGCTGCTGGATGCCGCGCGCGCCCAGCTCGGGCGCATCACGCTCACGAGCCGCGCCTTCCACAACGACCAGCTGGGTCCGTTCGTCACTGCGCTGGCCAAGCTGGCCGGCAAGGACATGGTGCTGCCGATGAACACCGGCGCCGAAGCCGTGGAATCCGGTATCAAGGTGGCCCGCGCCTGGGGTTACCGGGTGAAGGGCGTCGCGGCGGGGATGGCCAACATCATCGTCGCCGGCGGCAACTTCCACGGCCGCACCACCACCATCATCAGCTTCTCCGACGACGACTCGGCCCGCGCCGACTTCGGCCCGTTCACCCCGGGCTTCCGCACCGTGCCCTACGGGGATGCCGCCGCGCTCGAGGCGGCCATCGACGAGAACACCGTGGCCGTGCTGCTCGAACCCATCCAGGGGGAGGCCGGCATCGTCGTACCGCCCGCCGACTACCTGCCCGCCGTGCGGGAGATCACCACCCGGAACAATGTGCTGTTCATCGCCGATGAGATCCAGTCCGGCCTCGGCCGCACCGGTGCAACCTTCGCGGTGGAACTCGCCGGCGTCGTGCCCGATCTCTACCTGCTCGGCAAGGCCCTGGGCGGCGGCATCGTGCCGGTGTCCGCCGTGGTCGGCAACGCCGACATTCTCGGGGTGCTCCGCCCGGGCGAACACGGGTCCACCTTCGGCGGCAACCCGCTCGCCGCGGCCGTGGGCCTGGCCGTGGTCAATATGCTCGCCACCGGCGAATACCAGCGGCGAGCCCGGGACCTCGGCGCCCACCTGCACGAGCGGCTGCTCGGCCTGGTCGGGCACGGCGTGCTCGAGGTGCGCGGCGCCGGCCTCTGGGCCGGCATCGACATCGACCCGGCCCTGGCCAGCGGCCGCGCGGTGTGCGAGGCCCTGATGGAGCGCGGCGTGCTCGCGAAAGACACGCACGGCTCCACCATCCGCCTCGCCCCGCCCCTCGTGGTCTCGGCCGAGGACCTCGACTGGGCCGTCGACCAGCTCGCGGCCGTACTCGAGGAGTTCGCCGCCTGATCGCTCGCTAGAAGCGGCCGGGCAGGTCCTCTAGGGCCTCCGCGGCCAGCGGGTCGATCCGGCCCAGCCGGGTGAGCTGGGTGACGTGCGCGGGCTCGAGCTCCTCGAGCGAGTTCACGCCCAGCAGTCGCATGGTGCGGGCCACCTGGTCGGACAAAATCTGGATGGCCCGGTCCACGCCGGCCTCCCCGCCGGCCATCAGGCCGTAGAGGTAGGCGCGGCCGATCATGGTGAAGCGGGCGCCGAGCGCCACGGAGGCCACGATGTCGGCGCCGCTCATGATGCCCGTGTCCAGGTGCACCTCGAGGTCGTTGCCCACCTCGCGGGCCACGCTGGGCAGCAGGTGGAACGGGATCGGCGCCCGGTCCAGCTGCCGGCCGCCGTGGTTGGACAGCGTGATGCCGTCCACTCCGAGGTCGGCGAGCTTCTTCGCGTCGGCAAGGTTCTGCACGCCCTTGACCACGACCTTGCCCGGCCACTGCGCCTTGATCCAGGCGAGGTCCTCGAAGGTCACGGTGGGGTCGAACATGGTGTCGAGGAGTTCGCCCACGGTGCCGCTCCAGCGGTCGAGGCTGGCGAAGGCGAGCGGTTCGGTGGTGAGGAAGTTGATCCACCACTCCGGCCGCGGCAGCGCGTTGACCACGGTGCCCAGGGTGAGCTGTGGCGGGATGGAGAAGCCGTTGCGCTTGTCGCGCAGGCGCGCACCGGCAACCGGCACGTCCACCGTCACGAGCAGGGTGTCGAAGCCCGCGGCGGCGGCCCGCTCCACCAGCGCCATCGACCGGTCGCGGTCCTTCCACATGTAGAGCTGGAACCAGTTGCGGCCGTGCGGGTTGGCCTTCTTGACGTCTTCGATGGCCGTGGTGCCCATGGTGGACAGCGAGAACGGGATGCCGGCCTTCGCGGCCGCGTGGGCGCCGGCGATCTCGCCCTCGGTCTGCATCATCCGCGTGAAGCCGGTGGGGGCGATGCCGAACGGCTGGGCGACGGGCGCACCGAGCACGTCCCATCCGGTGGACACCGTCGACACATCGCGCAGGATCGACGGCTGGAACTCGATGTCCTCGAAGGCCTGCCGGGCGCGCTCCAGCGAGATCTCCCCCTCCGCGGCGCCCTCGGTGTAGTCGAACGCGGCCTTGGGGGTGCGCTTCTTCGCGATGGCCCGCAGGTCGTGGATGGTGAGCGCCGCGTCGAGTCGGCGCTTCTTGGCGTTGAGCTCGGGCACCTTGAACTGCATGAGCGGGGCAAGGTCTTTGATCTTGGGAATGCGGCGGTCAACCATGGACGGGTCCTGTCTCAGCGGGGATGGGCGGGTCGGTGCGGAGGGGCGGGGTGGCAGGGGAGAAGGCGAGGGCGGATGAGCGGCTTCGCTCGGGGGTCAGCCGGGTCTCGGCGTAGTACCCGGAGATGTGGGCGTGCACGAGGCTGTGGGCCTCGGCCGGGTCTGCGGCTTCGATGGCCGCCAGGATGCCGCGGTGCTCGGCCCGCAGCCGGGCGCTGGTGTCGGACCAGGAAGCCAGCCGGGCGACGCCGGCGCGCACATAGCCCTCGATGGCGTTCCGCAGCCCGGACATGGTGGCGATCACGACCTGATTGCCGCAGGCTTCGGCCAGCGACAGGTGGAAGGCCGCGTCGAGGGCGAGGAATTCGTCTTCGGTCAGGCCCTCGGCATCCATCGCGGTGAGCAGTTGGACGCACCGGCTCAGGTCGGGGGCCAGTCGGTCGGGGTGCAAGCGGTCGGGATGCAGCAGGGCCGCCGACAGCACGGCCTCGGCGAGTTCCGCGGCCACGGCGGTTTCCAGCACGAGCCGGGTCTTCACGATGTCCGCCACCGGGAAGCCCTGCGCCGCGACCTGGAGGCGCATCAGGGCGCTCATACCGCCGCCGGGCAGCGCCACGATGATCGCACCGGCGGTGGGGCCGGAGCCGACGTTGGTGCGCACGAGTCCGAGCACCTCGAGCACCCTGATGGCTTCACGCACGCTCGAGCGGCCCACGCCCAGCTCGGTGGCCAGGGCGCGCTCGCCGGGCAGCCGGTCGCCGGGCTTCAGCCGGCCGCCGAGCAGGTCGTCCTCGATGTGGGCGAGCACGACCTCCCAGGCACGGCGTTCGTCGACGGTCACGGTGTCCTCCTCCATTGGCGGGCTGTGGGTCTGGCGTGCTGTGTTCTGGTGCGTGGTGCTCTGGTGTGCCGTGTGCAGACCCGCGGTGCAACTCCGGCGCCCGTCATGTGGTCTGACCACACAGCCTAGCCAGCCGGCGCGCGAAAATCCACCCCCGCTTCCCGGCTCGTTCTGCCGGGAGGAGAGCGGGGACGCCGGGGGAGATGACGTTGTATCAGGCGCGTTCGAACTCGTCGTCGGAGTTCAACCGGCCGTCATGGAGCCGACCGTCAGAACGTCGGGGAGGCGGCTCAGCCGCTTCCGGATGTCCTCGGTGGGGTCAGCGGGACTGGCGGCGCTTGCCCGGCGCGGACTGGCCCTTGACGGCGGGCGCGCGACCGCGACCCTTTGACGCTTTGGCCTTGCCGCCGCCGGATCCACTGCTGTTGCCCGAGCCCTGGGAGGGGCCGCCGGCCGGTGGCATGTGGGCCAGCAGCCCCTTGGACTCGGCTAGCAGGGCGATTCCGGCTTCGGTGAGGAAGGGGTTGTCGGCGGCAGGTTCGAAAAGCGGCACACCGAGCTCGGCCTCCAGTGAGGCGACCGACTTCATCAGTGTCGTACGCGACACGTTGAGGTTCTTCGCGGCGCGAGCGATGTCCAATTCCTCGGCGACGGCGACAAAACGCCGGAGCAGTGTGGTGTCCACGGGCATCCTCTCTGCCGCACGCGCGAATCGCGTACCTGCATACAGGCTACGCGGTGGCGGCGGCCTCCACGGGCCGGCTCTGCACCCGGGCGTCGTCGAGGAGCTTCATGAACTCGCGCATCCACTCGGGGTGGTCGGGCCAGGCTCGGCCGGAGACCAGGTTGCCGTCGACGACGGCCGCGCCGTTCTCGAAGGTGCCGCCGCCCAGTTCCACGTCCAGTTTGAGGGCGGGATAGGCCGAGGAGGTGCGCCCCTGGAGCACTCCGGCCGCGGCCAGCAGCATGGGCCCGTGGCAGAGCGCGGCGACCGGCGCGTTGGTCTCGAAGAAGTGCCGCACGATGCGCTTGGCGTCCTCGTCGTTGCGGATGTACTCCGGCGCCCGGCCGCCCGGAACCACCACGGCAAGGTAGTCGGCGGGATTCACGTCCTTGAACGCGATGTCGGCATCCCACATGTGGCCGAGCTTCTCGGTGTAGGTGTCGAAGCCGTCGACGAAGTCGTGCACCACGAATTGCAGTTTCTTCTTCTCCGGGGCCGCGATGTGTACCTCGTACCCGGCCTCGCGCAGGCGCTGGTACGGGTAGAACACCTCGAGAGTCTCGGCGGCGTCTCCGGTGAGAATGATGATCTTGTCCATGGCATACCTCTCTGTATGGAGATTCTGGATATGGTTCTGGACGCCAGCATCCGTCGGCGCGCGTCTATCGGCAACCCCTCTCGCCTGCTGCCGTGAGCGTCGGGGCGTGGCGAGCAGCTCGAACGGCTAGAGGAAGAGCAGGACGACGCCCAGGATCGCCGAAGCGACGCCCAGGGCGAGCAGGATCAGGCCGGTCAGCCGCAGGGCCTTGCCGTCATGGTCGGGCGAGTGGGTGCGGCAGCGCTCCGGGGACCGGGCGCTGAACCACACCGTGACGTCGTCGCCGGGATCCAGGTGCTCCGTCTCGTGACTGTCGGCCAGGGCCTCGTGCACCTCACCGGTGCTGTCGAACCAGCGGATCACCGGGCCGGATGCCGTGGCGGCGACGACGCCGTCGGTCTGCACCCAGCGACCGCCGAAACCACGCACGGATACCCCGGCGATATAGAGCGGAAGACCGACGAGCAGGCCCACGATGGTGAAGATCTCGCTGAGCATCGAGATGATCGCATGAAGGTCCACCCGTGCCCGCCGTTTCCGTGTCGCTCTGCCTAGTCTGAAATGTTATCGTGCACGACCAGGCCCCGCGGCGTCGGCGAGTAGACACGGGGTGGATGCGCCTGGTGCACGAGTGCCCGCAGGCTCTCCAGACTGCCGGTGGCGAAGCCCTGCGCGCGGGCCTGCACGAGCACGTTCCCGATCGCGGTGGCCTCCACCGGACCGGCCAGCACCGGCAGCCCGGTGTAGTCGGCCGTGAGCTGGCAGAGCAGCTCGTTCTGCGACCCGCCGCCCACCAGGTGCACCGTGCGCACGGGCTGGCCCGAGAGTTCGGTGATCGTGCGGAGGGTGCGGGCATGGGCCGCCGCGAGGCTCTCCACGATGCTGCGCACCAGCTCTGCCCGGCTGCCGGGCGGGCGGATGCTGTGCTCCCGGCAGTAGCCGTCGATGCGGTCGGGCAGGTGTCCCGGCGCCAGGAAGCGGGGGTCGTCGACATCGAAGAGGGTGGTCGGCCCGGGCAGTGCGGCGGCCTGGGCGAGCAGGGCCGGCAGCTCGACGGGGTCGCCGTCACGCTCCCAGGTGCGGATCGACTCGCTGAGCAGCCAGAGGCCCATCACGTTGCGGAGGTAGCGCACACGACCGTCCACGCCGCCCTCGTTGGTGAAGTTCGCCGCGCGGCTGGCCTCCGAGAGCACCGGCGCCGGGAGCTCGACCCCAACGAGCGACCAGGTGCCGCTGGAGATGTAGGCGCAGTCGTCGGTGAGCATCGGCACACCCACCACGGCGGAAGCTGTGTCGTGCGATCCCACCGCCACCAGCTCGAGCCGGCTCCCGCCGACATCTGCGGCCACGGAAGGCAACAGCGGCCCGATGGCTTCGCCCGCGGCCACCAGGTCGGGAAACAGCGTGCGCGGCAGGCCCAGCCGGTGCATCAGCTCGGTGTCCCACTCGGCGGCGGTGCCCCCGACGGCGCGCAGCAGCCCGGTGGTCGAGGCGTTGCTGCGCTCGGCGACCCGCCGGCCGGTCAGCCAGAACCCGAGCAGGTCGGGGATCAGCAGCAGGCCGTCGGCGACCGCGAGGTCCCCGCTGGCCCGGTCCGCCGCCAGCTGGTACAGGGTGTTGAAGGGCAGCACCTGCAGACCGTTCCGGCCGTAGAGCTCGGCCGGCGGCACCAGGGCATGGGTGGCTTCCACCCCGGCTGCGGTGCGGTCGTCCCGATAGTGGAAGGGGGCCCCCAGCATCCGGTCGCCGCGTAGGAGCGCATAGTCGACGGCCCAGGAATCGATCCCAACACTGGCCAGCTCGGGAGCCTCCCGCGCGGCCGCCCGTAGGCCCGCGAGCGAGTTGCGGTACAGCTCCAGGATGTTCCAGTGCAAACCGTCGATGGTGCGCACCGGGTTGTTGGGGAACCGGGCCACCGAATGCAGGTCGAGCCGGTTCGGGCCGACGTGCCCGAGCATCACCCGGCCGCTCGATGCGCCGAGGTCGACCGCGGCGACCGTGCCTCCGGCACCCTGCCCCGCGTTCACCGCAGGAACGCGGCGGCGACGCCGGCGTCGACCGGGATGTGCAGGCCGGTGGTGTGGCTGAGGTCGCTCGTGCAGAGCACGAAGACGGCGTTGGCCACGTTCTCGGGCAGCACCTCGCGCTTGAGCAGGGTGCGCTGGGCGTAGTACTTGCCCAGATCGTCTTCCGCCACCCCGTAGACCGCGGCGCGCTTGGCGCCCCAGCCGCCGGCGAAGATGCCGGAGCCGCGCACGACGCCGTCGGGGTTGATGCCGTTGACCTTCACGCCGTACTCGCCGAGTTCGGCCGCCAGCAGCCGTACCTGGTGGGCCTGGTCGGCCTTCGTCGCCGAGTAGGCGATGTTGTTCGGCCCGGCGAACACCGAGTTCTTCGACGAGATGTAGATGATGTCGCCGCCGAGTTTCTGGTCGATGAGCACCTTCGCGGCCGCCCGTGAGACCAGGAACGAGCCCTTGGCCATCACGTTGTGCTGCAGGTCCCAGTCGGCCACCGTGGTCTCGAGCAGGGACTTCGACAGCGACAGCCCGGCGTTGTTCACGACCAGGTCGAGGCCACCGAACGCGAGCAGCGCGGCGTCGACGGATGCCTGCACCGCTGCCTCGTCAGTGACGTTCGCCTGTACGCCGATCGCCACGTCTGCGCTGCCGATCTCGGCGGCCGCGGCCTGGGCCTTCGCCAGGTCGAGGTCGGCGATCACGACGCAGGCGCCCTCTGCCGCCAGGCGGGTGGCGATGGCCTTGCCGATGCCGGAGGCCGCGCCGGTGACGAGCGCCACCCGGGTGGCCAGCGGCTTGGGCTTGGGCATCCGCTGCAGCTTGGCCTCTTCGAGCGCCCAGTACTCGATCTTGAACTTCTCGGCCTCGTCGATGGGGGCGTAGCTCGAGAGGCCCTCGGCGCCTCGCATGACGTTGATGGCGTTGAGGTAGAATTCGCCGGCCACCCGGGCGGTCTGCTTGTTGGCGCCGTAACTGAACATGCCCACTCCGGGGATCAGCACGATGAGAGGGTCCGCGCCGCGGATCGCGGGGGAGCCGTCGACCGCATTCCGGTCGTAGTACGCCTGGTAGTCGGCGCGGTACGCCTCGTGCAGCTCCTGCAGCCGGGCGAGGGAGTCCTCCACCGACGCATCCGCCGGCAGGTCGAGCAGCATCGGCTTGACCTTGGTGCGCAGGAAGTGGTCGGGGCAGCTCGTGCCCAGGGCCGCCAGCCGCGGGTGCTCGCTGCGGGAGAGGAAGTCCAGAACCTCGGGGACGTCGGTGAAGTGGCCCACCTTGGCGCTGTCGGTGGAGACCAGGCCGCGCAGGGTGGGGGCGAGGGCCGCCGCCTTGGCGCGGCGGTCGGCCTCGGCCAAGGCGCCGAAGCCGGTCAGCTCGGCGCCGAACGGCTCGGGTGAGGAGTGCTCGGCGATGTAGGCGGTTGCGGTGTCGATGATCCACAGCGAGTTGGCCTCGCAGGCCGCGCTGGTGTCGCCCCAGGCCGTGATGCCGTGGCCGCCGAGGATGCAGCCGGTGGCCTGCGGATTGGCGTCCTTGATGGCCGCGATGTCCAGGCCCAGCTGGAAGCCGGGTCGGCGCCAGGGCACCCAGACCACCCGGTCGCCGAAGATGGTGCCGGTGAGCGCCTCGCCGTCGGCGGCGGTCGCGATGGCGATGCCGGCATCCGGGTGCAGGTGGTCGACGTGCGCCGCATCCACCAGCCCGTGCATCGGGGTGTCGATCGACGGCGCCGCGCCGCCCTTACCGTGCAGGGTGTAGTCGAGGGCCGCGACCATCTCGTCCTCGCGGTCGACACCGGGATAGACGTTCGTGAGGGCGCGCATCCGGTCCAGCCGCAGCACGGCCAGCCCGGGCTCGGTGAGGGTGCCGAGGTCGCCGCCGGAACCCTTGACCCAGAGCAGCTGGATCTCCTCACCGGTGACCGGGTCGGTTTCGGTGCCCGTGGCCGAGGTGTTTCCGCCGGCGTAGTTGGTGTTCTTCGGGTCGGCGCCGAGCCGGTTGGAGCGGCTGATGAGCTCCAGAGCGGTGGGGTTGGTCATGACGAGCTTCTTTCGAGGTCAGAGTGAGGTGGAGCGAGGGGACCGCGGGCCAACGCGGCCCGGCTGGTGCCGATCCGGACAGGTGCGCCCGGTACGCGGGGCACAGGTGCCGGCACTGGCAACAGTTGCGGGCGTCAGGCGCCCCAGCCGGCCTGCTGACCGCCGGCGCGGTCGGCGGCGATCTGCGCCTGATAGCCGGATGCCGCGTAGGCGGCCATGGGGTCGGCGGGCAGCCCGCGGGTCTCGCGCCAGGCGGCGAGGTCACCGCGCACGTCGGTATAGAAGGCGTCCATCAGGATGCCGTTGGCGCCGAGCACATCCCCGGCGTCCTGCGCCGCGCGGAGGGCGGTGCCGTCCACGAGCAGCGCCCTGGCGGTCATCTCCTGCACGTTGAGCACCGAGCGGATCTGGCCGGGGATCTTGTCTTCGACGTTGTGGCACTGGTCGAGCATGAAGGCGACGGGGGAGTCCGGCCCGAAGCCTGCGCCGCGGATGACCTCGTAGAGGATCCGGAACAGCTGGAACGGGTCGGCCGCGCCGACGATGAGGTCGTCGTCGGCGTAGAAGCGGGAGTTGAAGTCGAAGGAGCCGAGCTTGCCGAGCCGCAACAGCTGGGCGACGATGAACTCGATGTTGGTGCCGGGGGCGTGGTGGCCGGTGTCCAGGCAGACCAGGGCGCGGTCGCCGAGGGCCGACACCTGGGCGTAAGACGTTCCCCAGTCCGGTACGTCGGTGTGATAGAAAGCCGGCTCGAAGAACTTGTACTCGAGCACGAGTCGCTGCTCGGCCCCGATGCGCTCGTAGATGGCGGCGAGGGAGTCGGCGAGCCGGTCCTGGCGGCCGCGGATATCGCCCTGGCCGGGGTAGTTGGTTCCGTCGGCGAGCCAGATCTTGAGGTCCCGCGACCCGGTGGCGTGCATGATGTCGATGCAGTCGAAGTGGTGGTCGATGGCCTTCTGGCGCACGGCGGCATCCGTGTGGGTGAGGCTGCCGAACTTGTAGGCGTCGTCCTGGAAGGTGTTGGAGTTGACCGTGCCGAGCGCCAGGCCGTGGTCGCCGGCGAAGTCGCGGAGGGCCGCATAGTCGTCCACCTTGTCCCAGGGGATGTGCAGCGCCACGGTGGGGGCCAACCCGGTGTGCCTGTGCACGGTGGCGGCATCCGCGATCTTCTCCTGGATGGTGCGGGGCGTGCCGGGCGTGGAGAACACCTTGAATCGTGTGCCGGAATTGCCGAATGCCCAGGAGGGCAGTTCGATGGCCTGGGCGGCCAGCTGGGCGGTGATGGAATCGAACGACGTCATGAGGGTCACTTCTCTGTGAGAGCCGGGAGTGGTGCCTGCGAGTCTAAATGAATCGTTTCAACAGAGTCAAGCCTGCGAGAGGCCACGCAGCTGGTCCTCGAGGTTGAAGACCTCCCGCAACTGAAGGAAACCCTGGTCCGGAGTGTCATCCAGGTCGACGAAGAATTCGGCCATCTCCGCCTGCCACCGGGCGTTGACCGAGGTCTGGGCCATTCCGGCCTGGGCCACGGTGAGCGTTGAATCGTTTAAACGGCCGGGCCTCGAACATAGATCGGCGTTGGGCGGCTGT
It includes:
- a CDS encoding Lrp/AsnC family transcriptional regulator, giving the protein MDNLDRGILDLLRKNARAGYGDIGSVVGLSASAVKRRVDKLVADKVIRGFTIQVDPSIDGMSTEAYVELFCRGTVAPDELLRILSGVPEVVDAGTVTGSADAIVHIRARDIPGLEAALEKVRLAPNVDHTRSAIVLTRLIHRGAE
- the ddaH gene encoding dimethylargininase, which produces MSLDVASATPNESAVPAPVTRTPVTRTILMCKPDYFTVVYRINPWMDPALPTDTSLAVAQWQTLYDTYVGLGFDVHLIDPIDGLPDMVYAANGGFVIDGIAYGAKFTYPQRQPEGPAYMDWFGANGFDVREPVEINEGEGDLLLVGDVILAGTGFRSASNSHEEVSAIYGRPVITLKLVNPSFYHLDTAVAVLDDTNIAYLPSAFDEPSLAILRERFPDAIIVTEEDAAILGLNSYSDGYNVVIAARAKDFERQLRERGYNPIGVDLSELLLGGGGVKCCTLELRR
- the rocD gene encoding ornithine--oxo-acid transaminase; the encoded protein is MSALINQAGRADQTGLTAQVGLTDQSAAVALENAHAAHNYHPLPVVVASGDGAWVTDINGKRYLDCLAAYSAVNFGHSNPVLLDAARAQLGRITLTSRAFHNDQLGPFVTALAKLAGKDMVLPMNTGAEAVESGIKVARAWGYRVKGVAAGMANIIVAGGNFHGRTTTIISFSDDDSARADFGPFTPGFRTVPYGDAAALEAAIDENTVAVLLEPIQGEAGIVVPPADYLPAVREITTRNNVLFIADEIQSGLGRTGATFAVELAGVVPDLYLLGKALGGGIVPVSAVVGNADILGVLRPGEHGSTFGGNPLAAAVGLAVVNMLATGEYQRRARDLGAHLHERLLGLVGHGVLEVRGAGLWAGIDIDPALASGRAVCEALMERGVLAKDTHGSTIRLAPPLVVSAEDLDWAVDQLAAVLEEFAA
- a CDS encoding alpha-hydroxy acid oxidase → MVDRRIPKIKDLAPLMQFKVPELNAKKRRLDAALTIHDLRAIAKKRTPKAAFDYTEGAAEGEISLERARQAFEDIEFQPSILRDVSTVSTGWDVLGAPVAQPFGIAPTGFTRMMQTEGEIAGAHAAAKAGIPFSLSTMGTTAIEDVKKANPHGRNWFQLYMWKDRDRSMALVERAAAAGFDTLLVTVDVPVAGARLRDKRNGFSIPPQLTLGTVVNALPRPEWWINFLTTEPLAFASLDRWSGTVGELLDTMFDPTVTFEDLAWIKAQWPGKVVVKGVQNLADAKKLADLGVDGITLSNHGGRQLDRAPIPFHLLPSVAREVGNDLEVHLDTGIMSGADIVASVALGARFTMIGRAYLYGLMAGGEAGVDRAIQILSDQVARTMRLLGVNSLEELEPAHVTQLTRLGRIDPLAAEALEDLPGRF
- a CDS encoding FadR/GntR family transcriptional regulator, whose protein sequence is MTVDERRAWEVVLAHIEDDLLGGRLKPGDRLPGERALATELGVGRSSVREAIRVLEVLGLVRTNVGSGPTAGAIIVALPGGGMSALMRLQVAAQGFPVADIVKTRLVLETAVAAELAEAVLSAALLHPDRLHPDRLAPDLSRCVQLLTAMDAEGLTEDEFLALDAAFHLSLAEACGNQVVIATMSGLRNAIEGYVRAGVARLASWSDTSARLRAEHRGILAAIEAADPAEAHSLVHAHISGYYAETRLTPERSRSSALAFSPATPPLRTDPPIPAETGPVHG
- a CDS encoding LysR family transcriptional regulator, which translates into the protein MDTTLLRRFVAVAEELDIARAAKNLNVSRTTLMKSVASLEAELGVPLFEPAADNPFLTEAGIALLAESKGLLAHMPPAGGPSQGSGNSSGSGGGKAKASKGRGRAPAVKGQSAPGKRRQSR
- a CDS encoding DJ-1/PfpI family protein, with translation MDKIIILTGDAAETLEVFYPYQRLREAGYEVHIAAPEKKKLQFVVHDFVDGFDTYTEKLGHMWDADIAFKDVNPADYLAVVVPGGRAPEYIRNDEDAKRIVRHFFETNAPVAALCHGPMLLAAAGVLQGRTSSAYPALKLDVELGGGTFENGAAVVDGNLVSGRAWPDHPEWMREFMKLLDDARVQSRPVEAAATA
- a CDS encoding DUF3592 domain-containing protein — encoded protein: MDLHAIISMLSEIFTIVGLLVGLPLYIAGVSVRGFGGRWVQTDGVVAATASGPVIRWFDSTGEVHEALADSHETEHLDPGDDVTVWFSARSPERCRTHSPDHDGKALRLTGLILLALGVASAILGVVLLFL
- a CDS encoding rhamnulokinase; this encodes MNAGQGAGGTVAAVDLGASSGRVMLGHVGPNRLDLHSVARFPNNPVRTIDGLHWNILELYRNSLAGLRAAAREAPELASVGIDSWAVDYALLRGDRMLGAPFHYRDDRTAAGVEATHALVPPAELYGRNGLQVLPFNTLYQLAADRASGDLAVADGLLLIPDLLGFWLTGRRVAERSNASTTGLLRAVGGTAAEWDTELMHRLGLPRTLFPDLVAAGEAIGPLLPSVAADVGGSRLELVAVGSHDTASAVVGVPMLTDDCAYISSGTWSLVGVELPAPVLSEASRAANFTNEGGVDGRVRYLRNVMGLWLLSESIRTWERDGDPVELPALLAQAAALPGPTTLFDVDDPRFLAPGHLPDRIDGYCREHSIRPPGSRAELVRSIVESLAAAHARTLRTITELSGQPVRTVHLVGGGSQNELLCQLTADYTGLPVLAGPVEATAIGNVLVQARAQGFATGSLESLRALVHQAHPPRVYSPTPRGLVVHDNISD